In a genomic window of Pelecanus crispus isolate bPelCri1 chromosome 1, bPelCri1.pri, whole genome shotgun sequence:
- the LRRC32 gene encoding transforming growth factor beta activator LRRC32, which produces MRETLETRTMKLYVIFFLAVVNRGTSNYQPTEGMSCEMANLQAFCHNKDLHQIPRELHPNVNKIDLSENMIQSIPEMPLSFYTSLQCLDLSSNQISFITPGVFAHMTSLLEINLANNHLYELAQNGTEGIGLLPKVEILDLSHNSLYNGMAEYFIKQAPALRYLSLADNSIIMISQKMFQGSPSLVEIDLQSNIIMEIEEGAFETLVNLSKLNLSMNSITCISDFNLRQLEILDLSRNSIETFHTAKSDDEYSLRCLDLSENKLFHFPVFPQVNKLVTLNLSKNLIQLTAESPHNKMDYMENEWMDDAFHLLDQKQSRNKSSLYLSQLVYLDLSYNEIKSIPDEFFESMVSLHTLNLSKNCLQAFAVTYDSALISLTVLDLSYNALQNLLLDAGTLSNLKELYIQNNHLQTLQFDIFSSLPSLRLLNLQSNNISLCSMYSGLAKQRLAGEESGCISFVGSPTLQYLYLADNMLNILPSYTFYKTSLIVLDLSLNPGLKIEVKALSGLEKSLEYLYLHGNSLTDINIDLPCFSHLKHLNLSENQLNWLPKWGSDSPLEVLDLRNNRFSTLQNSNILALENSLKNLYLTGNPLNCCGNIWLSSMIQSKNVQIPNVEHLTCQYTQNFGYQEEMHIRNFRPEDCEKEDLKKINFLIILTFVLVLSVIIIGVGSFFCFRRQNFSHQFKA; this is translated from the coding sequence GCAAACTTACAGGCATTTTGCCACAACAAAGACCTCCACCAAATCCCTCGTGAGCTCCATCCGAATGTAAACAAAATCGATCTGTCTGAAAATATGATTCAAAGCATCCCTGAAATGCCGTTATCATTTTACACttccctccagtgcctggatTTAAGCTCTAACCAGATAAGCTTCATCACGCCTGGAGTCTTTGCACACATGACAAGTTTGCTGGAAATAAATTTAGCCAACAATCACTTATATGAGCTTGCTCAGAATGGGACAGAGGGGATTGGACTTTTACCCAAGGTGGAAATACTGGACTTGTCCCACAACAGTCTGTACAACGGGATGGCTGAGTATTTCATTAAACAAGCTCCAGCACTGCGGTATCTTTCCTTGGCAGACAACAGTATTATAATGATATCACAAAAGATGTTTCAGGGATCTCCCAGTCTTGTGGAGATTGATCTCCAGAGTAATATCATCATGGAAATAGAAGAAGGTGCTTTTGAGACTCTAGTGAACCTTTCCAAACTCAATCTCTCCATGAATTCAATTACTTGCATCTCTGATTTCAACCTCAGGCAGCTGGAGATACTTGACCTTAGCAGGAATAGCATTGAGACCTTCCACACTGCAAAGTCAGATGATGAATATAGCTTAAGATGTTTGGATCTGAGTGAAAACAAACTGTTTCACTTCCCAGTCTTCCCCCAGGTAAATAAGCTGGTAACTCTGAATTTATCAAAGAATTTAATACAGCTCACTGCTGAATCCCCACATAACAAAATGGACTATATGGAAAATGAATGGATGGATGATGCTTTTCATCTTCTTGATCAGAAGCaaagtagaaataaaagttCTCTTTATTTATCCCAGCTTGTATATTTAGACTTAAGTTATAATGAAATCAAATCCATTCCGGATGAGTTCTTTGAATCAATGGTATCCCTTCACACCCTTAATCTCAGTAAAAACTGTCTTCAGGCATTTGCAGTAACTTATGACAGTGCATTGATCTCCCTAACAGTTCTTGACTTGAGCTACAATGCTTTGCAGAACCTTCTCCTAGATGCTGGCACGTTGTCAAATTTGAAGGAGCTCTATATTCAAAATAACCATCTTCAGACCCTGCAATTTGATATCTTCTCAAGTCTTCCCAGCCTCAGACTACTTAATCTACAGAGCAATAATATCAGCCTTTGCAGCATGTACTCAGGATTAGCTAAGCAAAGACTTGCTGGAGAGGAAAGTGGTTGCATATCATTTGTTGGTTCTCCTACTCTTCAGTACTTGTACCTAGCTGACAACATGTTGAACATCCTACCATCATACACTTTCTACAAGACTTCTCTGATTGTCTTGGATCTCTCCTTGAACCCCGGACTGAAAATAGAAGTTAAAGCATTATCAGGACTGGAAAAGTCTCTGgaatatttgtatttacatGGCAATAGCCTGACAGATATAAATATTGACCTGCCTTGTTTTAGTCACCTTAAACATTTAAACCTCTCTGAAAATCAGCTGAACTGGCTGCCTAAGTGGGGTAGTGACTCTCCACTGGAAGTTCTGGACCTGCGGAACAATAGGTTTAGTACATTACAGAACAGCAATATTTTAGCATTAGAAAATTCCCTTAAAAACTTGTATCTCACTGGGAACCCACTCAACTGCTGTGGAAACATCTGGCTTTCATCAATGATCCAGAGCAAAAATGTCCAGATCCCCAATGTGGAGCACTTAACGTGCCAGTACACTCAGAACTTTGGGTACCAGGAAGAAATGCACATCAGAAACTTTAGACCAGAAGACTGTGAAAAAGAGGATCTAAAGAAAATCAACTTtcttattatattaacatttgTGTTGGTTTTATCCGTGATCATCATTGGTGTGGGTTCATTTTTTTGCTTCCGCAGGCAAAACTTTAGCCACCAGTTTAAAGCATAG